The Salmo salar unplaced genomic scaffold, Ssal_v3.1, whole genome shotgun sequence genome window below encodes:
- the LOC106577262 gene encoding ryanodine receptor 2: MGSNVPPECCVRGCISRTVSSPNQHLLRVDDVVSCCLDLSAPSISFRINGQPVQGMFENFNSDGLFFPVASFSAGVKVRFLLGGRQGEFKFLPPPGYAPCFEAVLPREKLRVEHSQEYKEDHSETRDLLGPTITLSQAAFTPTPVDTSQVGKEYFLLYCVMVGVNFTLTGQQLTGVKVN; this comes from the exons ATGGGGAGTAATGTTCCCCCAGAGTGCTGTGTGAGGG gctgcaTCTCCAGGACAGTGAGCTCACCCAATCAACATCTCCTCCGTGTGGACGACGTGGTCAGCTGTTGTCTGGACCTCAGCGCTCCCAGTATATCCTTCCGTATCAACGGTCAGCCCGTCCAGGGGATGTTCGAGAACTTCAACTCTGACGGACTGTTCTTCCCTGTAGCCAGCTTCTCCGCCGGGGTCAA AGTGCGTTTCCTGCTGGGTGGTCGTCAAGGAGAGTTTAAGTTCCTGCCCCCGCCGGGCTACGCTCCGTGTTTCGAGGCTGTGCTACCCAGGGAGAAGCTGAGAGTGGAACACAGCCAGGAGTACAAGGAGGACCACAGTGAGACCAGGGACCTCCTGGGGCCCACCATCACCCTGTCCCAGGCTGCCTTCACCCCTACACCTGTTGACACCAGCCAGGTGGGTAAAGAATACTTTTTACTATACTGCGTCATGGTGGGTGTGAACTTTACTTTAACTGGTCAACAACTGACAGGGGTTAAGGTCAATTGA